In Providencia hangzhouensis, the DNA window TGCTTGACGGTATAACTGATTGCAGAAGGTACACGGTGTAACTCTTCAGCAGCACCACTAAAGCTCCCAGTTCGGGCAACAGCATCAATCACTTCGAGTGCATGCGCAGACCACATAACCTCTCCTTTCAAAAATTTTGATAGCAAGATCCAAATATTACCGTTTCACAACCTAAAAAAATAGCCTATACAATGGCATCATCATTAACATTTTTTTTAAATATCAGATAAGTAATAATTATGTCGAATACTGTGAAAAAAAATTCCCCTGGATTTATGGTTTACCTTGCAGGACTTAGCATGCTGGGGTTTTTAGCTATTGATATGTATTTACCTGCATTCGGTGCTATGCAAGACACCCTGCATACATCAGAAGGCGCTATCAGTGCTTCTCTCAGTATATTTTTAGCCGGTTTTGCCTTCGCTCAATTGTTATGGGGGCCATTGTCAGACAAACTTGGCCGTAAGCCTGTGCTCATTGTGGGCTTAACTATTTTCATTATCAGTAGCTTAGCTATTTATTGGGTGGAAACCGCAACACAGTTATTAACACTACGATTTTTACAGGCTGTTGGTGTCTGCTCCGCTGCAGTTTTATGGCAAGCTCTTGTTATCGACCGCTATGATGAAGCAAATACCCAAAAAGTTTTTGCTTCTATTATGCCGTTAGTTGCGCTATCCCCTGCTTTAGCACCATTATTAGGAGCATGGGTACTAGAACACCAAACATGGGAAGCAATTTTCCTGATCCTAATGGCTGTGGGTATATTACTTTTATTGCCAACACTCTTTTTGAAAAATGTTTCAGTTAAAACAATAATTGATGACAGCCAACCACAAGCTAAGATTTCTTTCTCAAACTTACTCAGTTCGCCAGTTTTCAGCGGTAATGTGCTCGTTTACGCTTCATGCAGTGCGGGTTTTTTCGCTTGGCTAA includes these proteins:
- the punC gene encoding purine nucleoside transporter PunC → MSNTVKKNSPGFMVYLAGLSMLGFLAIDMYLPAFGAMQDTLHTSEGAISASLSIFLAGFAFAQLLWGPLSDKLGRKPVLIVGLTIFIISSLAIYWVETATQLLTLRFLQAVGVCSAAVLWQALVIDRYDEANTQKVFASIMPLVALSPALAPLLGAWVLEHQTWEAIFLILMAVGILLLLPTLFLKNVSVKTIIDDSQPQAKISFSNLLSSPVFSGNVLVYASCSAGFFAWLTGSPFILRNMGFNPADIGLSYIPQTLAFIVGGYGCRILLAKVRAETIFPLLLVGYAVSMSILFIMAIYTTPSLTMILIPFCFMAAMNGASYPIAVSKALNAFPSASGKAAALQNALQLGLCFLASLLVSALTFDPLLATTGVMAVTIIPMAIGYFMQRCASKNNQTIKQVDCQTNS